A section of the Agromyces aurantiacus genome encodes:
- a CDS encoding Mrp/NBP35 family ATP-binding protein yields MPRPDAADVERAVRAALAAVVDPEIRKPITELDMVERVAATETGVEVGIRLTIVGCPASDRIERDVRAAAEQVVGAGNAVVELGVMTPEQRAALTERLRGGRAARGNPFGPGTLTRVVAVTSGKGGVGKSTLTANLAVALAARGLSVGLVDADVHGFSIPGLLGLVDEHGTASRPTRVDDMILPPVAHGVKVISIGMFVEPTEPGGRGSSVAVAWRGPMLHRTLQQFLTDVYFGDLDVLLVDLPPGTGDVAISLGQLLPNAEVVVVTTPQPAAADVAERSGLVARQTGQRVVGVIENMAGLAQPDGSLLDLFGSGGGDEVARRLSAGVEDPVPLLASVPLSVALRRGGDEGRPVVLAEPDDPAARAIEQAAAALAARPRSLAGRRLDVSVR; encoded by the coding sequence ATGCCGCGTCCTGACGCGGCCGACGTCGAGCGCGCCGTGCGGGCCGCCCTCGCCGCCGTCGTCGACCCCGAGATCCGCAAGCCGATCACCGAGCTCGACATGGTCGAGCGGGTCGCGGCGACCGAGACGGGCGTCGAGGTGGGCATCCGGCTCACGATCGTCGGCTGCCCCGCGTCCGACCGCATCGAGCGCGACGTGCGCGCGGCGGCCGAGCAGGTCGTCGGCGCCGGCAACGCGGTGGTCGAGCTCGGCGTCATGACGCCCGAGCAGCGCGCGGCGCTCACCGAGCGGCTCCGCGGCGGCCGGGCCGCGCGCGGCAATCCGTTCGGGCCGGGCACGCTCACGCGCGTGGTCGCAGTCACGAGCGGCAAGGGCGGCGTCGGCAAGTCGACGCTCACGGCCAACCTCGCGGTCGCGCTCGCGGCGCGCGGGCTCTCGGTCGGCCTCGTCGACGCCGACGTGCACGGCTTCTCGATCCCCGGCCTGCTCGGGCTGGTCGACGAGCACGGTACCGCCTCACGCCCCACCCGGGTCGACGACATGATCCTGCCACCCGTGGCGCACGGCGTGAAGGTGATCTCGATCGGGATGTTCGTCGAGCCGACCGAGCCCGGGGGCCGCGGCTCGTCGGTCGCGGTCGCCTGGCGCGGCCCGATGCTGCACCGCACGCTGCAGCAGTTCCTGACCGACGTGTACTTCGGCGACCTCGACGTGCTGCTCGTCGACCTGCCGCCCGGCACGGGCGACGTCGCGATCTCGCTCGGCCAGCTGCTGCCGAACGCCGAGGTCGTCGTGGTCACGACCCCGCAGCCCGCGGCGGCCGACGTGGCCGAGCGTTCGGGCCTCGTGGCCCGGCAGACGGGCCAGCGCGTGGTGGGCGTGATCGAGAACATGGCGGGCCTCGCGCAGCCCGACGGCTCGCTGCTCGACCTGTTCGGCTCGGGCGGCGGCGACGAGGTCGCGCGGCGGCTGTCGGCGGGCGTCGAGGATCCGGTGCCGCTGCTCGCGAGCGTGCCCCTCAGCGTCGCGCTCCGCCGCGGCGGAGACGAGGGCCGGCCCGTGGTGCTCGCCGAGCCCGACGACCCGGCCGCACGCGCAATCGAGCAGGCCGCCGCCGCGCTCGCTGCCCGCCCGCGCTCGCTCGCGGGGCGCCGCCTCGACGTCTCGGTGCGGTGA
- a CDS encoding succinic semialdehyde dehydrogenase, which yields MSNAATRTPVPTTYDTLLADLVASSGRTVAVPTPSTGERLVDLPRSNADDVRGAVSRARLAQLAWARAGFAARRRILLRAHDLLLDRREQLLDLTQLESGKTRGQAFEEVFQAAAVARWNGRMARRVLGGGRRRAGIPLVLSTRVRYRPKGVVGVITPWNYAVSLAAMDVVPALAAGCAVVQKADDQGALSVLALRRAFIDAGLPEAVWSVVAGEPGEVGEALTDEVDYICFTGSTATGRRIAEKAGRRLVGASLELGGKNALIVLDDVDVDQAAADAAHACFSSMGQLCVSIERMYVHRAVAEPFTAALAARLGDPRIGSGLDHEADYGTLATAQQLERVRAHLDDALAKGAKVLVGGRHRPDIGPWAFEPTVLTDVTPDMRVLSEETFGAIASLAVVDGETEAVLLANESEYGLNASVLTGSTRHGRRLAELIDAGSINVNEGYRGSFGSVDAPMGGLKESGVGRRNGREGLLRFVDPVTVSVNRRLIPLPHTGREYERLGGVLVLLARALRAIGRA from the coding sequence GTGTCCAACGCCGCCACCCGAACGCCGGTCCCCACCACGTACGACACGCTCCTCGCCGACCTCGTCGCGTCGAGCGGGCGCACCGTCGCCGTGCCCACGCCCTCCACCGGCGAACGGCTGGTCGACCTGCCCCGCTCGAACGCCGACGACGTGCGCGGCGCGGTCTCCCGCGCTCGTCTCGCGCAGCTCGCGTGGGCCCGCGCCGGGTTCGCCGCGCGCCGGCGGATCCTGCTCCGCGCGCACGACCTTCTGCTCGACCGGCGCGAGCAGCTGCTCGACCTGACCCAGCTCGAGAGCGGCAAGACGCGCGGGCAGGCCTTCGAGGAGGTCTTCCAGGCCGCGGCGGTCGCGCGCTGGAACGGGCGGATGGCACGGCGCGTGCTCGGCGGCGGACGCCGGCGGGCCGGCATCCCGCTGGTGCTCTCGACGCGCGTGCGCTACCGGCCGAAGGGCGTCGTCGGCGTGATCACGCCGTGGAACTACGCGGTGAGCCTGGCCGCCATGGACGTCGTGCCGGCCCTCGCCGCCGGGTGCGCCGTCGTGCAGAAGGCCGACGACCAGGGCGCGCTGTCGGTGCTCGCGCTGCGCCGGGCGTTCATCGACGCGGGCCTGCCCGAGGCGGTCTGGTCGGTCGTCGCCGGCGAGCCCGGCGAGGTCGGCGAGGCGCTGACCGACGAGGTCGACTACATCTGCTTCACCGGGTCGACCGCCACCGGGCGCCGCATCGCCGAGAAGGCCGGCCGACGGCTCGTGGGGGCCTCGCTCGAGCTCGGCGGCAAGAACGCCCTCATCGTGCTCGACGACGTCGACGTCGACCAGGCGGCCGCGGATGCCGCGCACGCGTGCTTCTCGTCGATGGGCCAGCTGTGCGTCTCGATCGAGCGCATGTACGTGCACCGGGCGGTGGCCGAGCCGTTCACCGCCGCGCTCGCGGCGCGGCTCGGCGACCCGCGCATCGGGTCGGGACTCGACCACGAGGCCGACTACGGAACGCTCGCGACCGCGCAGCAGCTCGAGCGCGTGCGCGCCCACCTCGACGACGCACTGGCCAAGGGCGCGAAGGTGCTCGTCGGCGGCCGTCACCGTCCGGACATCGGGCCGTGGGCGTTCGAGCCGACGGTGCTCACCGACGTGACGCCCGACATGCGCGTGCTCTCCGAGGAGACCTTCGGCGCGATCGCGAGCCTCGCCGTGGTCGACGGCGAGACCGAGGCGGTGCTCCTCGCGAACGAGTCCGAGTACGGCCTGAACGCGTCGGTGCTCACCGGGTCGACGCGGCACGGCCGGCGCCTGGCCGAGCTCATCGACGCGGGCAGCATCAACGTGAACGAGGGCTATCGCGGCAGCTTCGGCTCGGTGGACGCGCCGATGGGCGGGCTCAAGGAGTCGGGCGTCGGCCGCCGCAACGGGCGCGAGGGGCTGCTGCGCTTCGTCGACCCCGTGACGGTGTCGGTGAACCGGCGGCTGATCCCGCTGCCGCACACGGGCCGCGAGTACGAGCGCCTCGGCGGCGTGCTCGTGCTGCTCGCCCGCGCGCTGCGCGCGATCGGGCGGGCCTGA
- a CDS encoding pyridoxal phosphate-dependent decarboxylase family protein: MSVLRRAPADILAEIAALRAADAPTHGGRVLSYVYDSGEPELDELAAGAARLMQPVNGLDPTTFTSVAAMEAGLVGFARRVFHGEGGHDAEAVVGSVTSGGTESCLLAVKGARDAWRAAGGSSAGGPRLVAPVTAHAAFHKAAEYFGLELDLVPVDPATGAPSAEAIASRLGDDVALVVVSAPSYPFATLDPVEEVAAACAAPGIPLHVDACIGGFALAFWPVAVPAWDFRVPGVTSLSADLHKYGYAPKGVSVLLTRGRDRQRHQYFATTGWPGYPVVNPTMAGSKPAGPLAAAWAITEAIGEPGFAELTSRAARATAALREAIARIEGLRVVGEPTGPLLAVAADERVAPERRVDPHHWADAARAAGWQLQLQPGLAQADGTRLPHTTHLTVTPVTESVADDLADALAAAADAVRGTPPIDGAALVGHLAEGLPGGTRALAAASAGLDSDAAAALLAAFGLLGGGDGSGGALPDRLAPVLALVEALPGALTERLLIELLARVVEPRA, translated from the coding sequence ATGAGCGTGCTGCGGCGCGCGCCCGCCGACATCCTCGCCGAGATCGCCGCGCTCAGGGCCGCCGACGCCCCGACGCACGGCGGGCGCGTGCTCTCGTACGTCTACGACTCAGGGGAGCCCGAGCTCGACGAGCTCGCCGCGGGCGCGGCTCGGCTCATGCAGCCCGTGAACGGCCTCGACCCGACCACGTTCACCTCGGTCGCGGCGATGGAGGCCGGGCTGGTCGGCTTCGCCCGGAGGGTGTTCCACGGCGAGGGCGGGCATGACGCGGAGGCGGTGGTCGGCTCCGTCACGTCGGGCGGCACCGAGAGCTGCCTGCTCGCCGTCAAGGGCGCGCGCGACGCGTGGCGCGCAGCAGGCGGGTCGTCCGCCGGCGGGCCGCGCCTCGTGGCGCCCGTCACCGCCCATGCGGCGTTCCACAAGGCCGCCGAGTACTTCGGGCTCGAGCTCGACCTCGTGCCGGTCGACCCGGCGACCGGCGCGCCGTCGGCCGAGGCCATCGCCTCGCGGCTCGGCGACGACGTGGCGCTCGTCGTCGTGAGCGCGCCGTCCTACCCCTTCGCGACGCTCGATCCGGTCGAGGAGGTCGCCGCCGCGTGCGCCGCGCCCGGCATCCCGTTGCACGTCGACGCGTGCATCGGCGGGTTCGCCCTCGCGTTCTGGCCCGTCGCGGTGCCGGCCTGGGACTTCCGCGTGCCCGGCGTCACGAGCCTCTCCGCCGACCTGCACAAGTACGGCTACGCGCCGAAGGGCGTCTCGGTGCTGCTCACGCGCGGTCGCGACCGGCAGCGGCACCAGTACTTCGCGACCACCGGCTGGCCGGGCTACCCCGTGGTGAACCCAACGATGGCCGGTTCCAAGCCCGCCGGACCGCTCGCCGCCGCATGGGCGATCACGGAGGCGATCGGCGAGCCGGGCTTCGCCGAGCTCACTTCGCGCGCCGCGCGGGCGACCGCGGCGTTGCGCGAGGCGATCGCGCGCATCGAGGGGCTCCGGGTGGTGGGCGAGCCCACCGGTCCGCTGCTCGCGGTCGCCGCCGACGAGCGCGTCGCGCCCGAGCGCCGCGTCGACCCCCACCACTGGGCGGATGCGGCGCGCGCGGCCGGATGGCAGCTGCAGCTCCAGCCCGGGCTCGCGCAGGCCGACGGCACGCGTCTGCCGCACACGACGCACCTGACGGTCACGCCGGTCACGGAGTCGGTGGCCGACGACCTCGCCGATGCGCTCGCGGCGGCCGCCGACGCGGTGCGCGGCACGCCTCCGATCGACGGTGCGGCGCTGGTCGGGCACCTCGCGGAGGGGCTGCCCGGCGGGACCCGGGCGCTCGCCGCGGCGTCCGCGGGTCTCGACTCCGACGCGGCCGCCGCGCTGCTCGCGGCGTTCGGCCTGCTCGGCGGCGGTGACGGGTCGGGCGGCGCGCTGCCCGACCGGCTCGCACCCGTGCTCGCGCTCGTGGAGGCCCTGCCCGGAGCGCTCACCGAGCGGCTGCTCATCGAACTGCTCGCGCGGGTGGTCGAGCCCCGCGCCTAG
- a CDS encoding TIGR02611 family protein, translated as MADPARRPDREPFALEREIAAEIVEAERPERPIRRWLRAVRRRIDRHPGLRSAYRFGVGVLGAVIAIGGLALVPLPGPGWLVVFLGLAILGTEFAWARRLAGRLKRLLDRFWAWWRARRAARQASAAHAD; from the coding sequence ATGGCCGATCCCGCCCGTCGACCCGACCGCGAGCCCTTCGCGCTGGAGCGCGAGATCGCGGCCGAGATCGTCGAGGCCGAGCGGCCCGAGCGGCCGATCCGCCGGTGGCTGCGCGCCGTCCGCCGCCGCATCGACCGGCACCCCGGGCTGCGCTCGGCCTACCGGTTCGGCGTCGGCGTGCTCGGTGCCGTGATCGCGATCGGCGGGCTCGCGCTCGTGCCCCTGCCCGGGCCGGGATGGCTCGTCGTGTTCCTCGGCCTCGCGATCCTCGGCACCGAGTTCGCGTGGGCGCGCCGGCTCGCGGGCCGGCTCAAGCGCCTGCTCGACCGGTTCTGGGCGTGGTGGCGTGCGCGACGCGCCGCTCGCCAGGCGAGCGCCGCGCACGCCGACTGA
- a CDS encoding twin-arginine translocase TatA/TatE family subunit, translating into MFGLTFEKLLIIGVIAVFLLGPERLPHYAAQLGKFVRSMRDMANGAKSRVREEMGPDFDEVDWRKLDPRQYDPRRIIREALTEVDPFAEPARPVVARAAVNENSAYLQRKRKREALAAGEGAPFDSEAT; encoded by the coding sequence ATGTTCGGCCTCACCTTCGAGAAGCTCCTCATCATCGGGGTGATCGCCGTGTTCCTGCTCGGTCCCGAGCGGCTCCCGCACTACGCCGCCCAGCTCGGCAAGTTCGTGCGGTCGATGCGCGACATGGCCAACGGCGCGAAGTCGCGCGTGCGCGAGGAGATGGGTCCCGACTTCGACGAGGTCGACTGGCGCAAGCTCGACCCGCGCCAGTACGACCCGCGGCGCATCATCCGCGAGGCGCTGACCGAGGTCGACCCGTTCGCCGAGCCGGCCAGGCCGGTCGTCGCGCGCGCGGCCGTGAACGAGAACTCCGCCTACCTGCAGCGCAAGCGCAAGCGCGAGGCGCTGGCCGCCGGCGAGGGCGCGCCGTTCGACTCCGAGGCGACCTAG
- a CDS encoding general stress protein, with the protein MSTQSPFGGRIGRAFPTLPKGETVASYETYQEAQEAVDRLAKAEFPVRELSIVGHDLTSVERITGTLSWGRAAGAGALSGAWFGTFLGLLLFIFSPSGTSLGILGAAILIGAGFGMIFSVVSYSINRRRRDFTSVMQVLATRYAVIAEPEHVVRARQVLGVTDAAAPPRPSAAPPVVPPPAERPAEEPARPAEPGATEPPSGEGGTPGTRPADDARPMTYGEAQDAARRAARERGDA; encoded by the coding sequence GTGAGCACGCAGAGCCCGTTCGGCGGTCGCATCGGCCGCGCCTTCCCGACGCTGCCCAAGGGCGAGACCGTCGCGAGCTACGAGACGTACCAGGAGGCGCAGGAGGCGGTCGACCGGCTCGCGAAGGCCGAGTTCCCCGTGCGGGAGCTCTCGATCGTCGGCCACGACCTCACGAGCGTCGAGCGCATCACGGGGACGCTCAGCTGGGGTCGCGCCGCTGGCGCCGGGGCGCTCTCGGGGGCGTGGTTCGGCACGTTCCTCGGCCTGCTGCTGTTCATCTTCTCGCCGTCGGGCACGTCGCTCGGCATCCTCGGCGCCGCGATCCTCATCGGTGCCGGGTTCGGCATGATCTTCAGCGTCGTGTCGTACTCGATCAACCGCCGCCGGCGCGACTTCACCTCGGTCATGCAGGTGCTCGCGACGCGGTACGCGGTGATCGCCGAGCCCGAGCACGTCGTACGTGCCCGGCAGGTGCTGGGGGTGACGGATGCCGCGGCGCCGCCGAGGCCGAGCGCGGCACCGCCCGTCGTGCCCCCGCCGGCCGAGCGGCCCGCCGAGGAGCCGGCGCGGCCCGCCGAGCCCGGAGCGACGGAGCCGCCGTCCGGCGAGGGCGGCACGCCCGGGACGCGTCCCGCCGACGACGCCCGGCCGATGACCTACGGCGAGGCGCAGGATGCCGCGCGCCGCGCCGCCCGCGAGCGCGGCGACGCGTAG
- a CDS encoding aminopeptidase P family protein, giving the protein MTNTGDATATAPEARSTDELPAEESDDRNANRSTTPESEGFKSFIFGGWAERDEPAPTPREQAAYAAARRERVSAEFPGQRLIIPAGDVKQRANDTDYPFRAHSAFAHLTGWGADSEPGAVLVMEPTGEAGHAATVYFRERAGRDSEEFYANAAIGEFWIGPRPSLAHVAADLRVATKGIAEFDRVIDAVDTATLVVREADAALTERVDHARLRFAAEAALSTNASDAPFSLEVNAEHEPDAELARVLSELRLVKDEYEIAELRAAVDATERGFAEVLAELPRITSEVRGERVIEGVFATRARLDGNDVGYASIAAAGPHATILHWTRNDGPVVPGDLVLLDAGVERDSYYTADITRTFPVNGTFSPVQRQVYEAVLEAADAAFRVVRPGAIFREVHAAAMAVIARKTAEWGFLPVSAEESLKPEHQFHRRYMVHGTSHHLGLDVHDCAQARRTLYMDGVLEPGMVFTIEPGLYFQPDDLTVPEEFRGIGVRIEDDIVVTADGAENLSAGIPRTADEVEAWVRGARR; this is encoded by the coding sequence ATGACCAACACCGGCGACGCCACCGCGACGGCCCCCGAGGCCCGCTCCACCGACGAACTGCCCGCCGAGGAGTCGGACGACCGCAACGCGAACCGTTCGACGACGCCCGAGTCCGAGGGCTTCAAGTCCTTCATCTTCGGGGGCTGGGCCGAGCGCGACGAGCCGGCGCCCACCCCGCGCGAGCAGGCCGCGTACGCCGCGGCGCGGCGCGAGCGCGTGTCGGCCGAGTTCCCGGGGCAGCGATTGATCATCCCCGCCGGCGACGTCAAGCAGCGCGCTAACGACACCGACTACCCGTTCCGCGCGCACTCCGCCTTCGCCCACCTGACCGGCTGGGGCGCCGACTCCGAGCCCGGTGCCGTGCTCGTCATGGAGCCCACCGGCGAGGCGGGGCATGCCGCGACGGTCTACTTCCGCGAGCGCGCGGGCCGCGACTCAGAGGAGTTCTACGCCAACGCCGCGATCGGCGAGTTCTGGATCGGCCCCCGCCCGTCGCTCGCGCACGTCGCGGCCGACCTGCGGGTCGCGACGAAGGGCATCGCCGAGTTCGACCGCGTGATCGACGCGGTCGACACCGCGACGCTCGTGGTCCGCGAGGCCGATGCCGCCCTCACCGAGCGCGTCGACCACGCCCGCCTGCGCTTCGCGGCCGAGGCCGCGCTCTCGACCAACGCGTCCGACGCGCCGTTCAGCCTCGAGGTCAACGCCGAGCACGAGCCCGACGCCGAGCTCGCGCGCGTGCTCTCCGAGCTGAGGCTCGTGAAGGACGAGTACGAGATCGCCGAGCTGCGCGCCGCGGTCGACGCGACCGAGCGCGGCTTCGCCGAGGTGCTCGCCGAGCTCCCGCGCATCACGAGCGAGGTGCGCGGCGAGCGCGTGATCGAGGGCGTGTTCGCGACCCGCGCGCGGCTGGACGGCAACGACGTCGGCTACGCCTCGATCGCGGCGGCCGGCCCGCACGCGACGATCCTGCACTGGACGCGCAACGACGGCCCCGTCGTGCCGGGCGACCTCGTGCTGCTCGACGCGGGCGTCGAGCGCGACAGCTACTACACGGCCGACATCACGCGCACGTTCCCGGTGAACGGCACGTTCTCGCCCGTGCAGCGGCAGGTGTACGAGGCGGTGCTCGAGGCGGCGGATGCCGCGTTCCGCGTCGTTCGGCCCGGCGCGATCTTCCGCGAGGTGCACGCCGCCGCGATGGCGGTCATCGCGCGCAAGACGGCCGAGTGGGGCTTCCTGCCGGTCTCGGCCGAGGAGTCGCTCAAGCCCGAGCACCAGTTCCACCGCCGCTACATGGTGCACGGCACGAGCCACCACCTCGGCCTCGACGTGCACGACTGCGCGCAGGCCCGTCGGACCCTCTACATGGACGGCGTGCTCGAGCCGGGCATGGTGTTCACGATCGAGCCGGGCCTGTACTTCCAGCCCGACGACCTGACGGTGCCCGAGGAGTTCCGCGGCATCGGCGTGCGCATCGAGGATGACATCGTGGTGACGGCCGACGGCGCCGAGAACCTCTCGGCGGGCATCCCGCGCACGGCCGACGAGGTCGAGGCGTGGGTGCGCGGCGCCCGTCGCTGA
- a CDS encoding MFS transporter, producing the protein MSAPERRLARGVVTRYAIGSIGTGGFATLPGLVLVFYLTDTLGVTALAAGLVVTAAKVWDVVIDPWIGERSDRALAASGTRRTWMRVGAIALPLAFAATFAVPAGLPPVTAGAWVLVAFLATATAFSLFQVPYIALPAELTDDYDARTRLLTWRVVVLSLAILLFGAGGPLLRRAGGGDEALGYLVMAVVAGVVIGAGMLVATTTAPRGAPLGPRAARRLRDGYAEGIAALRRSRPFRDLLAAFVLQGLATGLMLAGANYVAVRVLSSEDALTFLFLALIGPAVLCAPLWGRLARRIGKERGFAFASVLFAVAAATLAGMLWAPGPWVYAPVALAGAAYAGMQSLPMAMLPDVISHDAREHGDGRAGSFGGVWTAGETAGMALGATLLTIVLALTGYVESVGSAVVDQPPAAIAGIVVAFSLLPAGLVLLSLVPLARYPLRRGDVDADVALEAAR; encoded by the coding sequence ATGAGCGCACCGGAGCGACGTCTGGCCCGCGGCGTCGTGACCCGGTACGCGATCGGCTCGATCGGCACCGGCGGGTTCGCGACGCTGCCCGGGCTGGTCCTCGTGTTCTACCTGACCGACACCCTCGGGGTGACCGCGCTCGCGGCGGGGCTCGTCGTGACCGCCGCCAAGGTGTGGGACGTCGTGATCGACCCGTGGATCGGCGAGCGGAGCGACCGCGCGCTCGCCGCGTCCGGGACCCGGCGAACCTGGATGCGCGTCGGGGCGATCGCGCTGCCGCTCGCGTTCGCCGCGACGTTCGCCGTCCCCGCCGGGCTGCCGCCCGTGACGGCCGGCGCGTGGGTGCTCGTCGCGTTCCTGGCGACCGCGACGGCGTTCAGCCTGTTCCAGGTGCCCTACATCGCGCTGCCGGCCGAACTCACCGACGACTACGACGCCCGCACCCGCCTGCTGACCTGGCGGGTCGTGGTGCTGAGCCTGGCGATCCTGCTCTTCGGGGCGGGTGGGCCCCTGCTGCGCCGCGCGGGCGGCGGCGACGAGGCGCTCGGCTACCTCGTAATGGCGGTCGTCGCGGGCGTCGTCATCGGCGCCGGCATGCTCGTCGCGACGACCACCGCGCCGCGCGGCGCACCGCTCGGACCCCGCGCCGCCCGACGGCTCCGCGACGGGTATGCCGAGGGGATCGCCGCGCTGCGCCGCAGCCGGCCGTTCCGCGACCTGCTCGCGGCGTTCGTGCTGCAGGGCCTCGCGACCGGGCTCATGCTCGCGGGAGCCAACTACGTCGCGGTGCGCGTGCTCTCCTCCGAGGACGCCCTGACGTTCCTCTTCCTCGCCCTGATCGGGCCGGCCGTGCTGTGCGCGCCGCTGTGGGGCCGCCTGGCCCGCCGCATCGGCAAGGAGCGCGGCTTCGCGTTCGCGAGCGTGCTGTTCGCGGTGGCCGCCGCGACCCTCGCGGGCATGCTGTGGGCTCCCGGCCCGTGGGTGTACGCGCCCGTCGCGCTCGCCGGCGCCGCGTACGCGGGCATGCAGTCGCTGCCCATGGCGATGCTCCCCGACGTGATCTCGCACGACGCGCGCGAGCACGGCGACGGCCGCGCCGGCAGCTTCGGCGGCGTCTGGACGGCGGGGGAGACCGCGGGCATGGCGCTCGGCGCGACGCTGCTCACGATCGTGCTCGCCCTGACCGGGTACGTCGAGTCGGTCGGCTCGGCCGTGGTCGACCAGCCGCCCGCGGCGATCGCCGGCATCGTCGTGGCCTTCAGCCTGCTGCCCGCCGGGCTCGTGCTGCTCAGCCTCGTGCCGCTCGCTCGGTACCCGCTCCGGCGCGGCGACGTCGACGCGGATGTCGCGCTCGAGGCGGCGCGATGA
- a CDS encoding magnesium transporter MgtE N-terminal domain-containing protein: MSATRVFVARLAGCPVFDPAGDRVGKVRDVLVVYRKSDPPRVVGLIVEIPGKRRVFVSIGRVTSIGGGQIITTGLINLRRFEQRGGEVRVIAEMLGRKVAFNDGSGTASIEDVAIEEREPGEWEVDQLFVRRPKTSASPFAKGPSAYVTWREVRETTAAGEAQSAEQLIATYSELKPADLANTLLDLPPRRRQEVAAELPDDRLADVLEEMPESDQVEILAKLGDDRAADVLDHMQPDDAADLIAQLPEDRGEHLLELMEPEEAEDVRFLLSYGPDTAGGLMTTEPIIVSADATVAEGLALIRRHDLPPALGAAVCVTLPPYEPPTGRFLGIVHFQRMLRYPPHERLGSLIDQGLEPVTADTSAAEVSRILASYDLVSVPVVDEKHRLVGVVTIDDVLDYLLPDDWRSHPDDESEVTRRATARAQLATGSIPIAPGRRAGDGSR; this comes from the coding sequence GTGAGCGCCACGAGAGTCTTCGTCGCCCGACTCGCCGGGTGCCCCGTCTTCGACCCCGCGGGCGACCGCGTGGGCAAGGTACGCGACGTGCTCGTCGTGTACCGCAAGTCCGATCCGCCGCGCGTGGTGGGCCTCATCGTCGAGATCCCGGGCAAGCGCCGGGTGTTCGTCTCGATCGGGCGGGTCACCTCGATCGGCGGCGGCCAGATCATCACGACGGGCCTGATCAACCTGCGCCGGTTCGAGCAGCGCGGCGGCGAGGTGCGCGTGATCGCCGAGATGCTCGGCCGCAAGGTCGCCTTCAACGACGGCTCGGGCACAGCGTCGATCGAGGATGTCGCGATCGAGGAGCGCGAGCCCGGCGAGTGGGAGGTCGACCAGCTGTTCGTGCGGCGGCCCAAGACGAGCGCGTCGCCGTTCGCGAAGGGCCCGTCGGCGTACGTCACGTGGCGCGAGGTGCGCGAGACGACCGCCGCAGGCGAGGCGCAGTCGGCCGAGCAGCTGATCGCCACGTACTCCGAGCTGAAGCCCGCCGACCTCGCGAACACGCTCCTCGACCTGCCGCCGCGGCGCCGGCAGGAGGTCGCGGCCGAGCTGCCCGACGACCGGCTCGCCGACGTGCTCGAGGAGATGCCGGAGTCCGACCAGGTCGAGATCCTCGCCAAGCTCGGCGACGACCGCGCGGCCGACGTGCTCGACCACATGCAGCCCGACGACGCCGCCGACCTCATCGCGCAGCTGCCCGAGGACCGCGGCGAGCACCTGCTCGAGCTCATGGAGCCCGAAGAGGCGGAGGACGTGCGCTTCCTGCTCTCCTACGGCCCCGACACCGCGGGCGGCCTCATGACCACCGAGCCGATCATCGTGTCGGCGGATGCCACGGTGGCCGAGGGCCTCGCCCTGATCCGCCGCCACGACCTGCCGCCCGCGCTCGGCGCGGCCGTGTGCGTGACCCTGCCGCCGTACGAGCCGCCCACCGGGCGCTTCCTCGGGATCGTGCACTTCCAGCGGATGCTGCGCTACCCGCCGCACGAGCGCCTTGGCTCCCTCATCGACCAGGGGCTCGAGCCCGTCACGGCCGACACCTCCGCCGCCGAGGTGAGCCGCATCCTCGCCAGCTACGATCTGGTGTCGGTCCCCGTCGTCGACGAGAAGCACCGGCTCGTCGGCGTCGTCACGATCGACGACGTGCTCGACTACCTGCTGCCCGATGACTGGCGCAGTCATCCCGATGACGAATCGGAGGTGACGAGACGCGCGACCGCCCGCGCCCAGCTGGCCACCGGCAGTATCCCGATCGCACCCGGAAGGAGGGCAGGAGATGGCTCGCGCTGA
- a CDS encoding DUF1003 domain-containing protein yields the protein MARAESDDRRFDTPKGLRRSTPPLRLSGDRDRFGRFTEWVARAMGTPWFLLALSLFVVAWMLWNTFAPADWQFDRADYGFIALTLVLSLQASYAAPLILLAQNRQDDRDRVQIEQDRQRAERNLADTEYLAREVVALRLAVRDLASKEFIRQELRQVLDELDRRDEEEATHAAS from the coding sequence ATGGCTCGCGCTGAGTCCGACGACCGTCGGTTCGACACCCCGAAGGGGCTGCGGCGATCTACGCCGCCCCTGCGCCTCTCCGGCGACCGGGATCGCTTCGGGCGGTTCACCGAGTGGGTCGCGCGCGCGATGGGCACGCCGTGGTTCCTCCTCGCGCTCTCGCTCTTCGTCGTCGCGTGGATGCTCTGGAACACGTTCGCGCCGGCCGACTGGCAGTTCGACCGCGCCGACTACGGGTTCATCGCGCTGACGCTCGTGCTCTCGCTGCAGGCCTCGTACGCGGCGCCGCTGATCCTGCTCGCGCAGAATCGGCAGGACGACCGCGACCGCGTGCAGATCGAGCAGGACCGCCAGCGCGCGGAGCGCAACCTCGCCGACACCGAGTACCTCGCCCGCGAGGTCGTGGCCCTGCGTCTCGCGGTGCGCGACCTCGCGTCGAAGGAGTTCATCCGGCAGGAGCTGCGGCAGGTGCTCGACGAGCTCGACCGTCGCGACGAGGAGGAGGCGACGCATGCCGCGTCCTGA